The following proteins come from a genomic window of Clupea harengus chromosome 22, Ch_v2.0.2, whole genome shotgun sequence:
- the cisd2 gene encoding CDGSH iron-sulfur domain-containing protein 2: protein MVLETISRIIKIQLPAYLKKLPLPETIGGFARLTVSEWLRLLPLLGILALLGYLTIRPFLPKKKKQKDSIINPKIQKENPRVVNEIDIEDLSSTKSYCRCWRSKTFPVCDRSHIKHNELTGDNVGPLVLKKKIL, encoded by the exons ATGGTGTTAGAAACCATATCTAGGATAATCAAAATCCAGCTTCCAGCCTACCTCAAAAAATTACCCCTACCAGAGACAATAGGAGGTTTTGCGAGATTAACAG TCTCGGAGTGGTTGCGGCTGCTGCCTCTATTGGGCATTCTGGCCCTTCTGGGCTACCTCACCATCCGCCCCTTCCTccccaagaagaagaagcagaaagaCAGCATCATCAACCCAAAAATCCAAAAGGAGAACCCCCGAGTGGTCAACGAGATTGACATCGAGGACTTGAGTAGCACAAAATCTTACTGCAGGTGTTGGCGGTCCAAGACG TTTCCTGTTTGCGACAGATCCCACATAAAGCACAATGAGCTGACTGGCGACAATGTTGGACCCCTGGTACTGAAGAAGAAGATTCTATAA